A stretch of the Lolium perenne isolate Kyuss_39 chromosome 3, Kyuss_2.0, whole genome shotgun sequence genome encodes the following:
- the LOC127342041 gene encoding uncharacterized protein has translation MKQVQCPTLPGLHLPGCIMRRWSWRRRRHSCTLPPRLSMAAHWQPGFDGGEDLGIKHSPSSRLIPFTNVYFQYLGRIKHQDVPALEAKNMEVVVCGCSSACSARQQWILLRLEMANSVKTSFPNTEYSVHPNWCI, from the exons ATGAAGCAAGTGCAATGTCCGACATTACCGGGACTTCACCTGCCG GGATGCATCATGAGAAGGTGGAGCTGGCGTCGTCGTAGGCATAGTTGTACGCTGCCTCCCAGGTTGAGCATGGCTGCTCACTGGCAACCAGGATTCGACGGCGGTGAAGATCTAG GAATAAAGCACTCCCCTAGCTCTCGTCTGATCCCTTTCACCAATGTTTACTTTCAGTACCTTGGAAGAATAAAGCACCAGGATGTGCCCGCGTTGGAGGCAAAGAACATGGAGGTTGTGGTCTGCGGTTGCAGTTCAGCCTGCTCAGCAAGGCAGCAATGGATCCTTCTTCGCCTAGAAATGGCCAATTCT GTCAAGACATCATTTCCAAATACAGAGTATTCTGTCCATCCAAATTGGTGCATCTAG